The DNA window GCGCATCCTCGGCATGGGCGACGTGCTGACCCTGATCGAGAAGGCGCAGGGCTCCATCGACGAGGAGGAGGCGCGCAACCTCGAGGAGAAGCTGAAGAAGGCTTCCTTCAACTTCGAGGACTTCCGCGTCCAGATGCGCCGCCTGAAGAAGCTCGGCTCACTCGAGGGGCTGCTCAAGATGATCCCGGGCATGGGCAAGATGGCCCAGCAGCTCGGCGACATGAGCGTGCCCGAGAAGGAGCTCGGCCGCGTGGAGGCCATGATCGGCTCCATGACCGTGGCCGAGCGCGAGAATCCGGAGCTCCTGAACAAGAGTCGCAAGGCGCGCATCGCCAGGGGCTCGGGCGTGAAGGCCTCCGAAGTGGACCAGCTGGTCAAGAATTTCGAGCAGATGCGCAAGATGATGCAGTCCATGATGGGCGGCGGCAAGGAGGGCAAGAAGAAGGGCAAGTTCGGCCTGCCCGGAATGCCCAAGATGCCCGGCCTGCCCCAGGGCATGCAGATGCCCCGCGGCATGCCCGGCATGCCGCGCGGACTGTCCGGAATGGGCGGCGGAATGCCCGGGATGTCCGGCCTGCCCGGCATGGGCGGGATGCCCGGAATGCCCGGCGCGGGCGCGGGCGGAGAGTCCCCCTCGCGCGGCTCGACCAAGAAGAAGAAAAAGGACCGCAAGAAGAAGAAAAAGCGTCGCTAGGGCGCGCTTGCCTTTTCGCTTGCATTTTCAGGCAACATCAATAGTATTGTAAAAGGAGAATAGGAATGGCTCTGAAGCTGCGTCTGACCCGTCTGGGCTCGAAGAAGCGCCCGTTCTACCGGATCGTCGCCGTGAACAGCGAAACCCGCCGTGACGGCCGTGCGCTCGACTATGTGGGACACTACAACCCCATGGTCCAGCCCGAGGAGATCGCCGTGGACAAGGAGAAGGTCGAGATGTGGATGGCCCGTGGCGCCACACCGTCCGACACTGTCCGCTCGCTCTTCAAGAAGGCCGGCATCTAAAGCGGGGCGGGGGCTTGCGCCCCCTCTCCCCTTTGCCGACCCATCCGACCGGCGGAACGCGAGCGACCCGAACGCGCCAGCGAGGCGCGTCATCTGACTGCGGAGGTTCCGATGTTGAAAGACCTGATCGAGTACATCGCCAAGTCGCTGGTGGATCAGCCCGATGACGTGCACGTTTCCGAGATCGAAGGCGAACAGACTTCGGTCATCGAACTCAAGGTAGCCAAGGAAGACCTGGGCAAGGTCATCGGCAAGCAGGGACGCACGGCACGCGCCATGCGCACCATCCTGGGAGCCGCCTCGACCAAGGCCCGCAAGAGGTCGGTCCTGGAAATCCTGGAATAGTCCACGCCTCGATGGCGCACGAGAACCGCATCCTCATAGGTGAGGTCGTGAAGCCGCACGGGCTTCGTGGGGAACTTTGCGTGCAATGGCACGCTGAGTCCCCCGAGCTCTGCGACGACCTGCCCAGAGTCTGGCTCGCGCCGGCCGCCGGCCGGGCCAGGTCTTTTGCCATCGCCTCCTGGCGCATGCACCAGAAACGCCTTTTGCTCACGCTCGCGGGCATCGACGGCCGCGACCAGGCCGAGGCCTGGCGCGGCGCGCGCGTATATGCCGACGCCGACGACCTGCCTTCCGTGGACGAGGGCGAAGTCTACCTGCACGAGCTCATCGGACTGTCCGTGCAGGACGAGTCCGGCGCCGTGCTCGGCAGGCTCGAGGCGGTCATGGCCGAGCCCCAGGAGGTCTGGACCATCCGCACCCCCTCGGGCGAGGAGATCCTCTTTCCCGCGCGGCCCGAGTTCGTCTCGGAGATCGACCTGGACGCGGGCACGGTGACCGTGAACCCGCCTCCCGGCCTGCTCGACCTCTACCTGGGCGGCGACGCGTCCGGCGAAGCCGGAATCCCGGCGGACGACGGCGAGAGCCGGGACTAGGTCCGGCAGGGCAGGGGGGCTTCGCGGCCTTTCGCCCCGGCCAGGCCCTCCACCGAGGTCTGCATGCGCATCACCATCCTTTCCCTCTTCCCCGAGTTCTTCGACTCGCCGCTCGCCTCCGGCCTCATGGGCAAGGCGCGCGCCAAGGGCGTGCTCGACGTCTCTTGCGTGAACCCGCGCGACTTCGCGCAGGGAAAGCACAAGAGCGTGGACGACTCGCCCTACGGCGGGGGGCCGGGCATGGTCATGCAGCTCGATCCCCTGGCCAGGGCCGTACGCGCGCTGCCCGAGCCCGGCCGCATCCTGATGCTCTCGCCCAAGGGCAGGCCCATGAGCCAGGCGCTCGCGCGCGAGCTTGCCGCCGAGTCCGCCCTGACGCTGGTCTGCGGCCGCTACGAGGGCATAGACTCCCGCTTCGAGGAGCTTTTCCCGGTGGAGCCCGTGTCCGTGGGCGACTTCGTGCTCAACGGCGGCGAGGCCGGGGCGCTCTGCCTGCTCGAGTCCGTGGCCCGGCTCCTGCCCGAGTACATGGGCAAGGAGGCCTCGGGCGAGGAGGAGAGCTTCAGCAGCGGGCTGCTCGAATATCCTCATTACACGCGGCCCGAGGAGTTCGAGGGGTGCCGCGTGCCCGACGTGCTGCTCTCGGGCGACCACGCGCGCATCGCCTCCTGGCGGCGCGAACAGTCGCTCGCGGCGACGCTCGACGCCCGGCCGGAGCTCCTGGCGGAGGCCGATCTTTCCCGCGCCGACCTCTCCTTCCTGCGCGCCCTGCCGCGCGCGAAGCCCGGCCGGAACCTGCATGTCGCGCTGCTCCACCACCCGGTCATGACCGGCGAGCGCAAGGTGGGCACGACGTCCTTGACCAATCTC is part of the Desulfovibrio sp. X2 genome and encodes:
- the rpsP gene encoding 30S ribosomal protein S16, coding for MALKLRLTRLGSKKRPFYRIVAVNSETRRDGRALDYVGHYNPMVQPEEIAVDKEKVEMWMARGATPSDTVRSLFKKAGI
- a CDS encoding KH domain-containing protein, which codes for MLKDLIEYIAKSLVDQPDDVHVSEIEGEQTSVIELKVAKEDLGKVIGKQGRTARAMRTILGAASTKARKRSVLEILE
- the rimM gene encoding ribosome maturation factor RimM (Essential for efficient processing of 16S rRNA) — encoded protein: MAHENRILIGEVVKPHGLRGELCVQWHAESPELCDDLPRVWLAPAAGRARSFAIASWRMHQKRLLLTLAGIDGRDQAEAWRGARVYADADDLPSVDEGEVYLHELIGLSVQDESGAVLGRLEAVMAEPQEVWTIRTPSGEEILFPARPEFVSEIDLDAGTVTVNPPPGLLDLYLGGDASGEAGIPADDGESRD
- the trmD gene encoding tRNA (guanosine(37)-N1)-methyltransferase TrmD — translated: MRITILSLFPEFFDSPLASGLMGKARAKGVLDVSCVNPRDFAQGKHKSVDDSPYGGGPGMVMQLDPLARAVRALPEPGRILMLSPKGRPMSQALARELAAESALTLVCGRYEGIDSRFEELFPVEPVSVGDFVLNGGEAGALCLLESVARLLPEYMGKEASGEEESFSSGLLEYPHYTRPEEFEGCRVPDVLLSGDHARIASWRREQSLAATLDARPELLAEADLSRADLSFLRALPRAKPGRNLHVALLHHPVMTGERKVGTTSLTNLDLHDISRVSRSYGVCSVFAATPLEDQRALAESLVAHWTTGPGAAANPDRAEALSLVRIVPDLETAVRELARETGRPPLVVATSARGAGTITVRGLRERLAGEAVLLLLGTGHGLAPEVLDTADFTLRPIRPFGDYNHLPVRAAAAVLLDRLLGDHG